One part of the Phragmites australis chromosome 3, lpPhrAust1.1, whole genome shotgun sequence genome encodes these proteins:
- the LOC133911191 gene encoding auxin-responsive protein SAUR71-like has product MVWRKKSGGGLSPGRGTGADEEDKVPRGHVPVVAGGQEGEGERVLVQVRLLSDPSIAELLDMAAQRYGYGQPGVLRVPCDAEHFRRVVDGAVHRCGISSA; this is encoded by the coding sequence ATGGTGTGGAGAAAGAAGAGCGGCGGCGGCCTGTCGCCCGGTCGCGGGACAGGCGCCGACGAGGAGGATAAGGTTCCCAGAGGGCACGTCCCGGTGGTCGCCGGCGGCCAGGAAGGCGAGGGCGAGCGCGTGCTGGTGCAGGTGAGGCTGCTCAGCGACCCAAGCATCGCGGAGCTGCTGGACATGGCGGCGCAGCGGTACGGGTACGGCCAGCCGGGCGTGCTGCGGGTCCCCTGCGACGCGGAACACTTCCGACGGGTCGTCGACGGCGCCGTGCACAGATGCGGGATCAGCTCGGCGTGA